The genomic region TTGCTGGGCCCCGCAACCGTAGGAGGTGTTGCCGCAGGAGCTTTCAAGACGGGAAACAGTGCCGGAACGATAGACAATATCGTTCACTGTAAGCTATATCGCCCCGGACACGTAGGATTTGTTTCCAAATCAGGCGGGCTCTCCAATGAGATGTACAACGTTATTTCGAGACACTCATCAGGCATTCGCGAAGGAATAGCCTTAGGAGGAGACCGGTTTCCGGGTAACACTGCAACAGAACGGCCCAGTGTATGAGCAGTAGCGGATTTCGAAGAACTTACCTGTCCGCCACCACAAAACTTTATTAGATGCTTTACTCTCCAATTTACCACTTCACCCGCTATTGCTTATACACAATGTTAGCTACTGTAGCCCCCTTTTCCCAATCTTTCTTCAAAGAGATTTCCCCCTTTTTTAAGTCGAGGGAGGGAGAGGTTTTTATTTGATTTTCTTTCTTCATTTTCTTGTTAGCAGTCAGCTGTGCGTTGGCTTTTGCTCTTTGCCACCGCAGGAACGAGGATGGCAATGTGCAAAATGGGATGACTTTACTTATCCTTAAACACCTTTGCACTTCCGGTACTATCAAATTGTAAATTCAATGTATCCATAGTAGGCATATTGGTCACTTTGGTTTTGGTTGTATCTGTCGTTATGAATTTCAAATCATCAAAGTTTGTTACTCTTATCTCATTGGGATCTTTTTCATGTCGCATGAAAAAAGCTGAAATAATAATGAGAAGAGTCAAAATGGCAAAACCAAAATTGGCAATTTGAAAACAGCGAGCAGCTAAGATCAAATTGCCTCCTTTGCGGTCATTCATTTCTCTATTATGATCTAGTGATGTCACTAAATCCGATATTTCCGTATTTAAAAAACTTAATTCATCATTGGCTCTATCTTCCTTCGTTATTGTAATTACGCTTCTGGTTTTATACGGGTATTTGTCAATAAGTAGCGTCTGTATTGCATGAAATATTGAAAGCAAATAATGCCCTAATACTACAAGGAAAATAACTGAAAGTCCGACAAGGAGATAGATATTGATTTCGTTGAATTTGTCAACTAATAACGGGATGAATAGTGCGAAAATTGAGGTGACAATACTTGCTTGTCCAATCATTAAAGAATTTTTGTTCTCGATCGTTGTTCCCCTGTCCCTCTGGTTATGATCTAATTCCTTTAAATAGTCAAGGTAAAGGATAGCAGTGTCCTTGTCTACTGCTGGAGTAAAAGTCTTAACCGTTACATCTTGTGGTTCATTTTTTACAAGTCCGATATGGTTAAAGTACCTTTGAATAAACATCTTGTTGTACTAATGAATTAATGATTTCATCTGAGATTTTCAGACCTGCTTCTGTTTCAAGCCATACCCATTGACCATTGGGATTAATTTCTAAGAAAATGTACTCGCCATTTGGTTTTCGAATCAAATCTATTGCGCCAAATTTCAAATTCAGCTTTTTGGTCAGAGAAAGGCATTTCTCTGATATTTGTGCCGGAAGCTCATAACATGTGAATGGAGCTTTCTTTTTTCTCCAATCAATTTTAGATTCTTCACTTTCTTGTGAATTTACCTTTGCAGCAAATACTTTTTCTCCGACAACGGTAACTCTTATTTCATATTCCTTTTCAATGTATTCTTGGTAAATGGAAGGTGTTAGATCAAATTCATCCATCTGGTCAATCAAAGATGATTCGAGTTTGTTAGTGAAAATTGTTTTGATCTTTTGGTCATACCTTATTCTGCCATGATGTAGTGGTTTAACAATTATGTTCCCTTTATGCTTATCGTAAAAGTCTCGTAAATAAGCGTGGCGATTGGTTACCAGCGTTTCCGGAATTTGGAAGTTTATTTCTTTTGCCAGTTTAATCTGGTAAAGTTTGCTTTCCGCTTCATAAACATTACTTGGATAGCTCAACCAAATTTTATCTTTCAATACGGCATAAATATTTTGTAATAACGCATCATATTCACCCAATACATAAAGCTTTTCAGATTCATTAATAATTTTCAGATCAGGTAATTTAGTACGTCTGAACCAGACAGAGGTGATTTTATCGGCATTGTCAATTATAAACTGAAAATCACTTTCTGTTCCGAAAGAATAGTCAATAGCATTAAGTTCCTCACAATTTAGCCTGTAATATGGGAGTTCTCGATTGTTCAGCTTCTCAATGACGAAGTCTGCTGTAAAATCTTCTTTATGTGTGATTATTAAAATCATTTATCGGTGTCGGTCGGCTCAACAGATTCTGTTATGGTTTGAGTATCCATTAACATTCTCAGTGCAGAACGATCTTGATCGCTATCACTGGGTTCGGTTGATGTAAAAGTATCGGTAGAAGTGTCCAAAAGTTGCCTTAATCTATACCTCAAGTCATTGTCTGAATCAGCAGGTTCACCACTAGTTCTTGTAAAGGTTTCCGTCTCCATATTTACATAAGATATGGCGGGAATTTGAGTGTTTTTAATGACAGATAAATTTTTCTCCCGAGAGTATTCAATCAATGAATAATCAAGATTCTTTAATTCAGGAGTTTCAGCAAATTCTAAAATCAATGGTCTCATGGTTTAAATTTTTTGTTTTCTATCTCGGCCCCATAAATTTAGCTCCGTTAAAATGGATCATATTATTAGAGAAATTGTTATCCGAATTTTCGTTCATTACTATTTATGCAAAAGACCCCCTGTTTAGTGCTTCTTCCGGGTCATACCATGTAGCATTAACAAAATCCTGCATTTCTTTTACGAATTTCAGCATCACATCTTCTGCAATGGGAAAGTTCTTATGTTGTGCTTTAACTTCTGCCAATACACTACGCTTTTCATAAGGAAGCCTTTTGGTTTTTCTAAGAAGAAACACGTTATCAATGTCCGTTAACCGAACATCTTCTGGTTGCATATCAAGGAATTCTACTAATGCATAGTATTTTGCCAGCGGACAACCTTGCTTCAATCTGGACGCTGTACCGGAACATTCCTGAAACATGGTTTTGTCGTAGTTTACCTTAACCTCAGCAGCGAGAACAGCAAGAAACAATTTTCCCTTTGCTGTTTTCTTACCGGAAAAATTAAGGTCCGGTGAAAACTGATAGTGAATTGATTTTCCAATCGTAAAGTCTTGGTCTTTCTGTTTTAGAACTATATCCGGTTTTTCGTTCAGGTTCTCAATATCAGTTGGACGAAACGAGAAAGACATAAAGGCCGTTTGGGGGCCGGTTTCTATTCCTTCTTTGGGAAGGTTGTTTAAAATATCGGGATGTACCAAATGAATCAGGAACTCTTCAAGAACACTGTTATCAAGTTTCAACTGTCCTTTTTGTCTTTTCAAAAAAGGGCTTCCTTTGGCAGCAATCAGATCAACTTCAAGGTAATCTTTGTATTCATTCAGAAGCCTGGTCATTTCAATTACCCTTTTATTTCCTTTGGAGGTCAAAGAGGAAATTGTATTAATCCAGTGTTCATAAGCCTTGTAAGCCTCCTCCAAAAGTGATTTATCATTTTTTGCTTTTGGGTTATTGATTGCAGCCAGCAATTTTTCTTTATGCGGTGTTTTAGCCATGTTTTGAAAAGATGTGTTTCTTGTTAAATATTGGGGATGGTTTCACAGTATCAATGGTTTCGAATATTTCATGGAAATCTGACTTTACATCATTAGGAGCATGTTCAAAGGCATTCTTCAAACTCTCCTTTGCAATTTCTCTGGCGCTATTACCTTGTATTGAAGTGTTTGTTTTTGTAGCCACCAAAATGTCTTCTTTTATGTCTGCGCCAAATTTATTTGTGAATGAACGCTCAAGGTTTTGAAGCTCTCCGAATCCCTGTGAGTACTCAATTATTTGCGAAACTATTTTACCATTGTAAAATGGGGTTTTCCTGACATTTGATTCTCGACCCACTACCAAAACCATTTTGCCACCCGATTTCAGGGCTTCCCAAAAGCTTAGAAGAGATTGCTCCATGTCTAAGCAATATTGAACAACGGTTCTAAGCCGATTGCTTCTATTCTTTCTGTTTGAGCCAAATTCTGAATGAGCAACCTTTAAAATGTCGTAATTGAAGGCTTCTACAATAGCTCTATAATTTTGGTGGTAGTTAAAGACATTGATATACGGAGGACTTGTTATTATCAGGTCGACTTTTTCTTTACACAATGTCCCTAACATTCTGGCATCTTGGAGCTGAGCGTCAATATTTGCCTCTGAATGGGGCAGCCCAACAAATGCTGATTCTAAACGATTAAATGACTTTAAAACAGATTCTTTAAGAGAAAGCTTTTTGTCTTTCTCAGACATGAACAGCAGATTGAGCAATAATATTTTGTGCTGCGTCTCATTGATGTTTTCAGATAATTGCTTTCCAAATTGAATCAAATTCTTATATGCTATTCGATAGTCTTTATTACCATTGTAAACTGCAGCGCCATTTAAATCTTGAATGTTGGCTTTTAAAATGAACTCAAAATCTCTTAGTAGTTCTATTCTTTCAGCGAATGGTATGCTTGAAAGTGTATAAAATTTGGACATTAGATAGGCAGCCGGATTTATTTCCAACCCAATAGCTGAATGATTCTTCTGGGCCGCTTCAAAAAGTACAGTGCCACTTCCGGAAAAAGGATCCGCAATGTATTCATTACCTGTCGTGGTCAGTGAGTCAATAAGGTATTCTATGAATTCAGGAGTAAACTGTCCTCTCCAATTAAACACATTGGCTCTTTTTTTCACTCTTACATCCAATCGGTCTTGTATTAGATTCATTTGTTCACGTTTGGTTTTTGGTCATGTATTTAATTTTCTTTTCTGCTACTTTTAAAGCGTCTGTTGCCAAATCTTCATCTTTTAGGTCATAGAGCACACGGTCGCTCAGATAATTAATGAGCAACTCTTTCTCGTCCACCTTGAAAATTCTGGCAATCTGAATGATCTGTTCCTTTGAAGCTTTCCGTTCACCCCTTTCTATTTTGCTTAGGATAGATTGGTCAATGTCCAGTTCTGCCGCAACTTTTCGTAAAGGCAATCCCTGATCTTCTCTCAGCTTTCTTATTTGTTCTCCGATGGACAGCATTTGTTTGGATTCAAATGATTTGGACATATTTTGTCCAAAAATAATTATTCGTTTTCAATTTTCATAGATAAATCGAATGAAAGTTATGAACACGAAAGTTGGGGGAGGAAAAGCAAGCTCTTTTGCAGGTTTGCCGAAGGCAGTGCCGCTTTTGTTTGTATCTTTTTTACAAACAAAAACGTACGACCTGCAAATGTGCTTGCTGCGCGGTGGCAGAAAATCAAATAAAAACCTCTTGCGCGTTGGCCTTTTTTCTTTTCTTGTCAACCGGTATTTTCAAAGAACCTCTGTCGTATCTGTCAGCACCGTTTTTGTCAACGGAGTACTGTCCTCTTTTTATTCTTCCGTCACCCTGATTAGAAGCACCCCAGTGTCTTTGGGCTATTGTAGCTAACACCTGATCCGAATGAATGCCAATCCGGATATCGCCATGCTGGTGTACCTTGGAGAGACCGGCGGGCAGGATGAATATGAAATGATCGATGCCATCCGTGATGGCAGGATCACCAAACCTTTGGTGGTGTGGGTCACCGGCGATTGTGCCGCCCTGTTCCCGGGCGAGGCCCAGTTTGGCCACGCGGGAGCAAGTGCGCTTAATGAACTGGAGACAACTCCTGCCAAACTCAAGGCACTGCGTGAAAGCCCCGTCATTGTCCCTGAAAGTTTTGACGACCTGGGACAAACGATCGAAACCACCTTTATGAAACTTAAGAGCAAGGGCCAGGTCCGGAATATCGTGGAACCCAAGGTGCCCCATGTACCCATAGACTTTGACGAGGCATTACGAAGTAAAATGATCCGTAACAAACCTTCGATCATCTCCACCATCTCCGATGACCGGGGCGATGAACTCACCTATAACAATATCCCGATAAGCCAGGTGATCGAAGAAGGATACGGACCTGCAGGCGTCATCTCTTCCTTATGGTTCAAAAGGAAACTGCCTGCTTATGCACTGGAATTTATTGAAATGGTCCTGGTGTTGGTAGCCGACCATGGTCCGGCCGTCAGTGGTGCGCATAACGCCATTGTCGCGGCCCGGGCCGGAAAAGACCTGGTATCATCTCTTGCCTCCGGTTTGCTAACCATCGGACCACGTTTCGGAGGCGCTATTGATGATGCTGCCCTGACCTTTTCCCGGGCCGTGCGCACAAATACCACACCCGAACAACTGATCGAACAACACAAAGATGCTGGCCAACCCATACCAGGTATCGGTCACAGGCTGAAATCCGTGGATAATCCGGATAAGCGCGTCAGCATCCTGAAAGATTTTGTGTTCCGGCACTTCCCTTCCACCTCCACACTGGAATATGCACTTGAAGTGGAAAACCGCACCACTAAGAAAAAAGGAACGCTGATCCTTAACGTAGACGGTGCCATTGGTGCTGCTTTTGCCGACCTGTTGTATCATTCAGGTTGCTTCACGGAACAAGAGGCAGACCGTTATCTTGAGCTGGGCGCATTGAACGGACTCTTTGTGGTAGGTCGCACGATGGGAATCATCGGACACTATCTTGACCAGAAACGATTGGAGCAACCCCTTTACCGACATGCAACACATGACATTGCATACCTGTAAATGCCGGGAAGTGGCCAGGAAATCCCTGCACATCCGGCATTCGTTAACAGGAAGTCCGATCATAAAAACATTTTAACAATAAGGCACCCAACTGGCAATCAAATATATAACCCCTGTTAATTGCGAACAGGACAAGGGTTATTTGGATGCATCCGTTGCGATTTTCCATGAAATGACCTACTTTAGTTGTTGGTCCGTACCACCAAACCCTGTATTCTTTTTTACGGACTTAAAAGGTTACATTTTTTTATGAACAAAAGTGTAACCTTTTGATCTTTCTGCATTATGTCGTTGCAACCTGAAAAACCGGATATGCCTGAGCACTCTCCATACCATATGGAACGTGTTGAGATTGAGCGCGAATGGGAAGAGGTGAAAGCTGCTCAGGAGAACAATGCCAAATTCAGGGTGCTGTATGACAGGTATTATGAACGTATTTTTCGTTTTGTGTACCAGCGGATAGAAGAAATGCAAGCAGCAGCGGACATCACATCTCAGGTCTTTTTCAAGGCCATGATCAACCTGAAAGATTATACTTTCAAAGGAACACCTTTCTCTGCATGGTTGTTCCGGATCGCATCCAACGAACTGAATATGGAATTCCGACGGAACAAGGTAAACCGTTCGGTAAACATTGAGTCTATTGGTGATATTCAGTCGGTGATTGAAGATGCCGGAGAAGAATATAGTGAAGAGAAGATGGGCAAGCTGATCAAGGTGCTCGCCGAACTTAAAGAAGATGAGGTTAGCCTGATTGAGATGCGGTTTTTCGAGAAAAGATCTTTTCGTGAAATCAGCAATATCATGGCTATCAGTGAAAACAATGCCAAGGTGAAAGTACACCGCGTATTAAAGAAATTAGCCAGGTTGATTTCCAACAATAATGCATATACGTTATGACCGTCCGGAACGTAAATATTGGAAGGAAGACTCCCACGCCTGACCAGATTCAGCGTTTCAAGGATTTCGATCAACTGAAATCCAGGGTAGATCTGCATGAAAAGAGTCGTGAGGTATCCGGCACGGGTGCATCGGGTGGAGGAATGAGCCGAAGCTTGTGGTATATCACCGGAGCGGCAGCTGTGTTACTGGCAGGCTTTTCAATATTTGCCGTTTTCACAGAGGAAACTGTCAGCAATAACGGAGTTGCACCACAACATACATCTTTAATACTTGGTGATAAGCCGGAAGCAAACGAAACAGTAATCGAACAAGTTGAACAGGACCGGGCAGAATTCAAAGCACCTTTCAAACATCAGAATATTGATGTTGATTTTACCGAATATATTGTAGAGGCTTCAGAGGGCGCATCACTGGAATATACATCCGGTACACGCATTATTATTCCAGCGCATGCTTTCCTGAATAATATCGGACGACCGCTGAAAGGTAAAGTCAAAGTGAGGTACCGCGAACTGAATGGCGCCATGGATATTTTCCTGGCGGGCGTTCCAATGCATTACGACAGTGCCGGTGTTCGAAATGAACTTGAGTCCGCAGGTATGATCGAGTTGAGGGCCTATCAAAATAACGGGGAGGAAGTTTACCCCAACCCTGACAACAAAATCCGTATTCAGCTTGCATCCAATGAGACCACCAACAGCTTCAACCTCTATAACTTCGACGAAAAATCCCGCAACTGGGTTTATCAGGGCAAGGACGAAGTAGCCATATTCGAAGCGGATGAAAACGGACGGAGTACAGGCAA from Flavobacteriales bacterium harbors:
- a CDS encoding helix-turn-helix transcriptional regulator, with product MLSIGEQIRKLREDQGLPLRKVAAELDIDQSILSKIERGERKASKEQIIQIARIFKVDEKELLINYLSDRVLYDLKDEDLATDALKVAEKKIKYMTKNQT
- a CDS encoding Bpu10I family restriction endonuclease, with amino-acid sequence MAKTPHKEKLLAAINNPKAKNDKSLLEEAYKAYEHWINTISSLTSKGNKRVIEMTRLLNEYKDYLEVDLIAAKGSPFLKRQKGQLKLDNSVLEEFLIHLVHPDILNNLPKEGIETGPQTAFMSFSFRPTDIENLNEKPDIVLKQKDQDFTIGKSIHYQFSPDLNFSGKKTAKGKLFLAVLAAEVKVNYDKTMFQECSGTASRLKQGCPLAKYYALVEFLDMQPEDVRLTDIDNVFLLRKTKRLPYEKRSVLAEVKAQHKNFPIAEDVMLKFVKEMQDFVNATWYDPEEALNRGSFA
- a CDS encoding sigma-70 family RNA polymerase sigma factor; translated protein: MPEHSPYHMERVEIEREWEEVKAAQENNAKFRVLYDRYYERIFRFVYQRIEEMQAAADITSQVFFKAMINLKDYTFKGTPFSAWLFRIASNELNMEFRRNKVNRSVNIESIGDIQSVIEDAGEEYSEEKMGKLIKVLAELKEDEVSLIEMRFFEKRSFREISNIMAISENNAKVKVHRVLKKLARLISNNNAYTL